From Candidatus Paceibacterota bacterium, a single genomic window includes:
- a CDS encoding acylphosphatase, with protein MKERLECRITGRVQLVMFRDFTQRKASALGLGGTVENKRDGSVVVVAEGEHSKLEQLLLLLRSGSILSRVDNVEAKWLDATGEFSDFKIVYYGNE; from the coding sequence ATGAAAGAACGCTTAGAATGCAGGATTACCGGGCGGGTCCAGCTCGTAATGTTTCGTGATTTTACGCAAAGGAAAGCATCTGCTTTAGGGTTGGGTGGTACTGTAGAGAACAAAAGAGATGGGTCAGTAGTTGTAGTAGCTGAGGGGGAACACAGCAAGCTAGAGCAATTATTGCTATTATTAAGAAGTGGCTCAATACTTTCTCGTGTTGATAATGTTGAAGCCAAGTGGTTAGATGCGACTGGTGAATTTTCTGATTTCAAGATAGTGTATTACGGAAATGAATAA
- the uppS gene encoding polyprenyl diphosphate synthase: MNNIFSKTKAPKTVGIIMDGNRRWAKAKNLAVYEGHHAGYEKLKDFAKWAREAGVKNVIAFAFSTENWERKKHEVDFLLALFRRMVIEEAEELKKEKARIVFLGDLDRFPRDIVMAARKLEEETAKFAKNQTIGLAVSYSGRSEIISAIKKLVKEKGVSAIQKLDEKMFSSFLFTKDIPDPDLIIRTSGEVRLSGFLPWQGVYSELFFTKTNWPALTKKEFYKILTEYVSRERRLGK, from the coding sequence ATGAATAACATTTTTTCAAAAACAAAAGCACCCAAGACCGTTGGTATTATTATGGACGGCAATCGCAGATGGGCTAAGGCTAAGAATCTTGCTGTTTACGAAGGGCACCACGCTGGCTATGAGAAGTTGAAGGATTTTGCTAAATGGGCAAGAGAAGCGGGTGTAAAAAATGTAATCGCCTTTGCTTTTTCAACAGAAAATTGGGAGAGAAAAAAGCACGAAGTTGATTTTCTCCTCGCGCTCTTTAGGAGAATGGTTATAGAAGAGGCGGAAGAATTAAAAAAAGAAAAAGCACGTATTGTTTTCTTAGGGGACTTAGATAGATTTCCAAGGGATATTGTTATGGCGGCAAGAAAACTTGAAGAAGAAACCGCAAAGTTTGCAAAGAACCAAACAATAGGACTTGCGGTTTCGTACAGTGGAAGATCCGAGATAATTTCTGCCATTAAAAAACTTGTTAAGGAGAAGGGTGTATCAGCGATACAGAAATTGGACGAGAAAATGTTCTCTTCTTTTCTTTTTACAAAAGATATTCCAGATCCAGACCTAATCATTCGAACAAGTGGTGAGGTTAGGCTTTCTGGTTTCTTGCCTTGGCAAGGTGTTTATAGTGAACTTTTTTTCACTAAAACAAATTGGCCTGCTTTAACGAAAAAAGAATTTTATAAAATACTAACCGAATATGTTTCCCGCGAAAGGAGACTTGGAAAATAA
- a CDS encoding RluA family pseudouridine synthase, producing MAAPKILYEDEDVLVINKPAGIMVHGDGRTKDKTISDWILKTRPEMKEIGEPARFHSKDGSIKIINRPGIVHRLDKDTTGVLIIAKNTHAYRFLKKQFRERSIKKTYIAVVHGSVKNERGVIDRPIGRSSADFRKRSASRGAKGDLRQAVTTYKTVGHIEKKVGGEIKKYSLLELFPKTGRTHQIRVHLKAIGHPIVCDNLYAGKLGGGLSFDRPALHARDISFLLPSGKNSTVEAPVPTDFEGAIKSVA from the coding sequence ATGGCTGCCCCTAAAATTTTATATGAAGACGAGGATGTTCTGGTGATAAATAAGCCGGCGGGGATTATGGTGCATGGAGATGGACGAACAAAAGATAAAACCATCTCAGATTGGATTCTAAAAACACGCCCAGAAATGAAAGAGATTGGTGAGCCAGCACGATTTCACAGTAAAGATGGTTCTATAAAAATAATAAATCGCCCAGGCATCGTTCATCGTTTAGATAAAGACACAACCGGTGTGCTTATTATCGCTAAAAATACCCACGCTTACAGATTTTTAAAAAAACAGTTTAGAGAGCGAAGTATAAAGAAAACATATATCGCTGTAGTTCATGGTTCTGTAAAAAACGAACGCGGTGTTATTGATAGACCAATTGGAAGAAGCTCTGCTGATTTTAGAAAGAGGTCTGCCTCGCGTGGAGCTAAGGGTGATTTGCGTCAGGCTGTGACCACATACAAAACCGTCGGACATATTGAGAAAAAAGTTGGAGGAGAGATAAAAAAATATTCACTACTTGAATTATTTCCAAAAACAGGACGAACTCACCAAATTAGGGTGCACCTTAAAGCGATAGGACACCCAATTGTTTGTGACAATTTATATGCAGGGAAGCTAGGGGGAGGGCTTTCTTTTGACAGGCCAGCTCTACATGCTCGGGACATAAGCTTTTTACTGCCATCCGGGAAAAACAGTACAGTAGAAGCTCCTGTACCGACAGATTTCGAGGGGGCTATTAAATCTGTTGCATAG
- the rplS gene encoding 50S ribosomal protein L19, whose protein sequence is MATMNVKLSPVDVEARKKLDIRAGDTVRVWTKIKEKDGKTRLQGFEGIILSRKHGLESGSMFTVRRVASGVGVEKIFPLYSPSIDKVEIIRRAKVRRAKLYYVREKAAKEIKRKMRSELYKGIPIGKETEAEVVETETKSE, encoded by the coding sequence ATGGCAACTATGAATGTAAAACTTTCTCCAGTAGATGTGGAGGCAAGAAAGAAGCTAGATATCCGCGCGGGCGACACTGTTCGTGTGTGGACTAAAATCAAAGAAAAAGATGGCAAGACTCGCCTTCAAGGTTTTGAGGGTATAATTTTATCGCGTAAACACGGACTTGAGTCAGGCTCTATGTTTACAGTTCGTCGCGTTGCAAGTGGTGTTGGTGTTGAGAAAATTTTTCCACTTTATTCTCCGTCTATCGATAAGGTAGAAATCATTCGTCGAGCAAAAGTTAGACGAGCAAAATTGTATTATGTTCGCGAAAAAGCAGCAAAAGAAATTAAGAGAAAAATGAGAAGCGAATTGTATAAAGGTATTCCAATTGGAAAAGAAACAGAAGCAGAAGTAGTTGAAACAGAAACTAAGTCAGAGTAA
- a CDS encoding cation diffusion facilitator family transporter yields the protein MQNNHIAACQFLKTGQQSDCRCEEEVLHYMSLTMISFGLFLVELLGGIFFGSLALISDSFHVLVDGSESFVSMIVSKRARTSTDEKMLRRRGGYLSAILLIGVALWIIVIEAPDRVANPHEIQVGYMIMLGFVGLVANLFMYFMHINAHEEHKNETHWWQELHIVVDTGASVLVIFGGIAIWMTGVTIIDPILSFFLGGLILFIALRRLLVKPSTGHDHCGHDHYHHH from the coding sequence GTGCAAAACAACCATATTGCCGCTTGTCAGTTCCTTAAAACGGGACAGCAAAGCGACTGTCGTTGCGAAGAAGAGGTTCTGCACTACATGAGCCTCACAATGATTTCGTTTGGTCTTTTCCTTGTCGAACTCCTTGGTGGCATTTTCTTTGGAAGCTTGGCTCTCATTTCCGACTCGTTCCACGTGCTTGTGGATGGGTCCGAGAGCTTCGTTTCCATGATTGTGTCCAAGCGCGCCAGGACAAGTACGGACGAGAAAATGCTTCGCCGGCGTGGCGGGTACCTCAGTGCAATTCTGCTTATCGGCGTCGCTCTATGGATCATCGTCATCGAAGCTCCGGACCGAGTGGCAAACCCGCACGAAATACAGGTGGGGTACATGATCATGCTTGGCTTTGTTGGTCTTGTTGCGAATCTTTTTATGTACTTCATGCACATCAACGCGCACGAGGAACATAAAAACGAAACGCATTGGTGGCAAGAGCTCCATATCGTTGTCGACACCGGCGCAAGCGTGCTTGTCATATTTGGCGGTATCGCTATCTGGATGACTGGGGTTACCATCATTGATCCGATACTTTCGTTCTTTTTGGGTGGACTCATTCTCTTCATCGCCCTGCGCCGACTCCTAGTCAAACCAAGCACTGGTCATGACCATTGTGGGCACGACCACTATCACCACCACTAG
- a CDS encoding cob(I)yrinic acid a,c-diamide adenosyltransferase, whose product MLYTRKGDKGMTGTFGCDQKMSKSSAIAEALGTLDEINSFLGVCKVLSRDLKTEEIINRVQQNLFIVQAELAGSDKTIDEEKVKEVEEIIDGIEKELPPIKTFFVSGGTELASSFDFARTLSRRAERRVVAVVEEGEVKVGEQTLAYLNRLSSLLYALARLSNKNSGITEQSPTYK is encoded by the coding sequence ATGTTGTACACACGAAAAGGAGACAAAGGGATGACTGGAACATTTGGCTGTGACCAAAAAATGTCTAAGAGTTCGGCTATCGCTGAGGCTCTCGGAACGCTTGATGAAATTAATTCTTTTCTTGGTGTTTGCAAGGTGCTTTCGAGGGATTTAAAAACCGAGGAAATAATAAATAGAGTCCAACAAAATCTTTTTATCGTACAGGCAGAACTTGCTGGGTCAGACAAAACAATTGACGAAGAAAAAGTAAAAGAAGTTGAGGAGATTATTGACGGGATTGAAAAAGAACTACCTCCAATAAAAACTTTTTTTGTTTCAGGAGGGACAGAGCTTGCCTCTAGTTTTGACTTTGCGCGTACCTTATCAAGGAGAGCTGAGAGGAGAGTGGTGGCGGTTGTTGAAGAGGGAGAGGTAAAAGTTGGAGAACAAACACTCGCTTATTTAAATCGGTTATCCTCACTTCTTTACGCGCTCGCTAGACTTTCGAACAAAAATTCTGGTATAACTGAGCAGTCGCCTACATATAAATAA
- a CDS encoding bifunctional 5,10-methylenetetrahydrofolate dehydrogenase/5,10-methenyltetrahydrofolate cyclohydrolase, with protein MVKILDGKIVRDEIVDFLSREVKRFKTKPQLVIIQIGSRADSDSYIKQKKIFGERIGAKVTHLKFKENITEKKLLSVVLKCNIDKKVSGIIVQLPLPKQLNSFNIIESISPKKDVDGLTSVNLKKLITNDESGFLPATPKGIVSLFEYYKVSIRGKKIVVVGRSPWLGKPLALLLINNGATVTVCHSGTKNLATETKNTEILIVATGKPKLIGKKHVSSGQVVIDVGINKVDGKLVGDVDFEAVKNIVKAITPVPGGVGPLTVASLFQNLVLSVKNKN; from the coding sequence ATGGTTAAGATCTTAGACGGTAAAATTGTGCGCGATGAAATAGTGGATTTTTTGTCGCGCGAAGTAAAAAGATTTAAAACAAAACCACAGTTGGTGATTATTCAGATTGGCAGTCGCGCTGATTCTGACTCATACATAAAACAAAAAAAGATTTTTGGGGAACGAATTGGTGCGAAAGTGACACATCTGAAATTTAAAGAAAATATTACAGAAAAGAAACTACTCTCTGTTGTTTTGAAATGTAATATTGATAAAAAAGTTTCTGGAATTATTGTTCAATTACCATTACCGAAGCAATTAAACTCGTTTAATATTATTGAATCCATTTCTCCCAAAAAAGATGTTGACGGTTTAACTTCAGTAAATTTAAAGAAACTAATTACAAACGACGAAAGTGGTTTTCTTCCAGCAACACCAAAAGGGATTGTTTCGCTTTTTGAATATTACAAAGTCTCTATTCGTGGAAAAAAGATAGTTGTTGTTGGTCGTTCTCCTTGGCTAGGAAAACCATTGGCGCTTCTTTTGATAAACAATGGCGCGACGGTGACCGTCTGCCATTCGGGAACCAAAAACTTGGCAACTGAAACAAAAAATACCGAGATATTAATTGTTGCCACAGGAAAGCCGAAACTCATCGGCAAAAAACACGTTTCATCCGGGCAGGTAGTTATTGATGTCGGGATAAACAAAGTGGATGGTAAACTTGTTGGTGATGTAGATTTTGAGGCGGTCAAAAATATAGTTAAGGCTATAACGCCAGTGCCAGGCGGGGTGGGGCCATTGACCGTCGCTTCGCTTTTCCAAAATTTAGTTTTGAGTGTGAAAAATAAAAATTAA
- a CDS encoding NADAR family protein: MHGNDTEKQIFFYEHEFYVFSNFSSFAIEWKGKLYPTSEHAYHSEKFENEEMKDQVRNTRSAHEALKFTKTNNDKRRKDWSEVKLSIMKDILRAKVEQHPYVKKKLLESGDKELIEDSWRDAYWGWGPNKDGENHLGKLWMEVREEFKGN; this comes from the coding sequence ATGCACGGGAACGACACAGAAAAACAAATATTTTTTTACGAACACGAGTTTTACGTGTTTTCCAATTTTTCATCTTTCGCCATAGAGTGGAAAGGGAAACTTTATCCAACCTCGGAACATGCATATCATTCGGAAAAATTTGAAAACGAGGAAATGAAGGATCAAGTAAGAAACACACGTTCGGCGCATGAGGCTCTTAAATTTACGAAAACCAATAATGACAAGCGCCGAAAAGATTGGAGTGAAGTTAAACTTTCAATCATGAAAGATATTTTGAGAGCAAAAGTCGAACAGCATCCGTACGTAAAGAAGAAATTATTGGAATCAGGGGACAAAGAGCTTATTGAGGATTCGTGGCGTGATGCATATTGGGGTTGGGGACCAAATAAGGATGGAGAAAATCATCTCGGTAAACTTTGGATGGAGGTTAGGGAGGAGTTTAAGGGAAACTAA
- a CDS encoding helix-turn-helix domain-containing protein, with product MTQDEALNILKTGANVFLTGEPGSGKTHTVNEYVNYLHSYNIEPAITASTGIAATHIGGMTIHSWSGIGIKNKLDKYDLDKIAGSEYVSKRLRRTKILIIDEVSMLSAETLTMVDAVCREVKQNAEPFGGLQVVFVGDFFQLPPIVKTERGDNYQDTLMESPVARFACDSSAWERAKPIVCYLTEQHRQDDKIFLSILSSIRTNDFNEDHMVHIEKRKIAHTSAPAGIPKLFSHNADVDRVNDDTLSKIESEIRVFEMASQGAPALVAGLIKGCLSPEKLTLKVGASVMFTKNNPREGFVNGTLGTVVGFGSTSGHPLVKTVNGATIETAPLEWAVEENGVIRARITQVPLRLAWAITVHKSQGMSLDAAVMDLSSVFEFGQGYVALSRVRRLSGLHLIGWNARTFQVHPEILDKDESFRFLSDEAVDGFEKIPKDELLKMHKNFIDACGGKFVGAVKRESAIFGGKARKKKGPSTYEETLECFKKGESLKEIAKKRKLTEATILSHVEKLHGEKKILNKDIEGILSSLVRKNLSEIKKEFKKSDDWKLTPVFEKFKGKYSFEDLRLVRMLL from the coding sequence ATGACTCAAGACGAGGCGCTTAATATTTTGAAGACCGGAGCGAATGTTTTCTTGACTGGTGAGCCTGGGAGCGGTAAGACTCACACTGTGAATGAATACGTGAACTATTTACACTCATATAATATTGAGCCGGCGATTACTGCCTCAACCGGAATCGCTGCCACACATATCGGAGGAATGACTATCCACTCATGGAGCGGTATTGGAATAAAAAACAAACTTGATAAATATGATTTGGATAAAATTGCAGGGAGTGAATATGTAAGTAAGCGTCTTCGTCGAACAAAGATTTTGATTATCGACGAAGTTTCGATGCTTTCGGCTGAGACATTAACAATGGTTGATGCAGTCTGTCGTGAAGTTAAACAAAACGCAGAACCGTTTGGCGGTTTACAGGTTGTTTTTGTCGGAGATTTTTTTCAGCTTCCACCAATAGTTAAAACAGAGAGGGGAGATAATTATCAAGATACGCTTATGGAGTCCCCAGTCGCACGCTTTGCTTGTGACTCTTCGGCGTGGGAACGGGCGAAGCCGATTGTTTGCTACCTCACGGAACAACACAGACAGGACGACAAAATTTTTCTTTCTATTTTATCTTCCATTCGAACAAATGATTTTAATGAGGACCATATGGTTCATATTGAAAAAAGAAAAATTGCACATACCTCTGCCCCAGCGGGTATCCCAAAACTTTTTTCACATAACGCTGATGTTGATCGTGTGAACGATGACACTCTTTCGAAAATAGAAAGTGAAATACGGGTTTTTGAAATGGCGTCGCAAGGAGCGCCAGCATTAGTCGCCGGTCTCATAAAAGGATGCTTATCTCCAGAAAAATTAACCCTTAAGGTTGGCGCTTCTGTAATGTTCACAAAAAATAATCCAAGAGAAGGATTTGTTAATGGCACGCTTGGTACGGTTGTTGGGTTTGGAAGTACGAGTGGACACCCTCTTGTTAAAACTGTAAACGGGGCAACCATTGAAACAGCGCCACTTGAATGGGCTGTTGAAGAAAACGGGGTTATAAGAGCAAGGATTACACAAGTGCCACTTAGGCTCGCTTGGGCGATTACAGTGCACAAAAGCCAAGGAATGAGCTTAGACGCGGCTGTAATGGACTTATCTTCTGTTTTCGAGTTTGGGCAAGGATATGTTGCTCTTTCTCGAGTGAGAAGACTTTCCGGGCTACACCTTATTGGTTGGAATGCCCGTACTTTTCAGGTGCACCCTGAAATTTTGGATAAAGATGAATCGTTTAGATTTTTGTCAGACGAGGCTGTTGATGGTTTTGAAAAAATTCCAAAAGATGAGCTTTTAAAGATGCATAAAAATTTTATTGACGCTTGTGGGGGAAAATTTGTCGGAGCTGTAAAAAGGGAGAGCGCCATTTTCGGCGGTAAGGCGCGGAAAAAGAAAGGACCATCAACGTATGAAGAAACACTCGAGTGTTTTAAAAAAGGAGAGAGTCTCAAAGAAATTGCAAAAAAACGCAAATTAACAGAAGCGACAATTCTTTCTCACGTTGAAAAATTACATGGAGAAAAAAAGATTTTAAATAAAGATATTGAAGGAATTCTTTCTTCGTTGGTGAGGAAAAATTTATCTGAAATAAAAAAAGAGTTTAAAAAAAGCGACGACTGGAAACTAACTCCCGTCTTTGAAAAGTTTAAAGGTAAATATTCTTTTGAAGACCTCCGTTTAGTGAGAATGCTTTTGTAA
- a CDS encoding DoxX family protein, with product MMEGKCEGMCGKGHCFCKVAIRVFIAALFIYAGYGKLTGIEGTAGYIASAGLPYPLFLAWAAGLLEVIAGVLLVIGSWGKRCAAWALIGFTVVATYFFHLKGWFAGDAGQMVSVLKNLAIVGGLLMLSGCPRCESSRCEACAGGKCDVHN from the coding sequence ATGATGGAAGGAAAATGTGAAGGTATGTGTGGAAAAGGGCACTGTTTCTGTAAGGTTGCGATTCGTGTATTTATCGCAGCGCTATTTATTTACGCCGGTTACGGGAAGTTGACTGGTATTGAAGGTACAGCAGGTTACATCGCAAGTGCCGGACTACCATACCCATTATTTTTGGCATGGGCAGCTGGCTTGCTTGAAGTGATTGCTGGAGTCCTTCTTGTTATTGGCTCTTGGGGTAAGCGCTGTGCAGCCTGGGCTTTAATAGGTTTTACGGTTGTTGCAACTTATTTCTTCCATCTTAAGGGATGGTTTGCTGGTGACGCTGGTCAGATGGTTTCAGTTTTGAAAAACTTGGCAATCGTTGGCGGACTTCTAATGCTTTCTGGATGTCCACGTTGTGAGTCATCTCGCTGTGAAGCATGCGCAGGTGGAAAGTGTGATGTTCATAACTAA
- a CDS encoding thioredoxin domain-containing protein: MNEENIGSVPTKTRKEERREADKAKENSRIIRQVITWGITVFVIIGATAGIVWSVKNGGAGTGGAETTSAITANDWVRGSETATLELVEYSDFQCPACALYHPIVKKLVEEDFKGKVKFSYRHFPLIEIHPTSVLSAVASEAAGKQGKFWQMHDKLFENQTTWGSNPKAREIFIDYAEELGLDVAKFTADLDSKELKDKIVDAYKSSIRMGLNSTPTFFINGKKIQNPQSYEAFRDLLNQTITATTTSNS; this comes from the coding sequence ATGAATGAAGAAAATATCGGTAGTGTTCCGACTAAAACACGAAAAGAAGAACGCCGTGAGGCCGATAAGGCGAAAGAAAATAGTAGGATTATTAGACAAGTGATTACTTGGGGTATTACGGTGTTTGTAATTATTGGAGCAACTGCGGGAATTGTTTGGTCTGTAAAAAATGGTGGAGCGGGAACTGGTGGGGCAGAAACTACAAGCGCAATTACTGCTAATGATTGGGTTAGGGGAAGCGAAACAGCGACATTAGAGCTAGTTGAGTATAGCGATTTCCAATGTCCAGCATGTGCGCTATATCATCCAATCGTCAAAAAACTAGTTGAAGAAGACTTTAAAGGTAAAGTTAAGTTCTCCTATCGCCATTTTCCTTTGATTGAAATTCATCCAACCTCTGTTCTTTCGGCTGTTGCCTCTGAAGCAGCAGGAAAGCAGGGTAAATTTTGGCAGATGCACGATAAGCTTTTTGAAAACCAAACAACTTGGGGGAGTAATCCAAAAGCACGTGAGATATTTATCGATTATGCAGAAGAGCTTGGTTTAGATGTTGCGAAGTTTACTGCTGACCTAGACTCAAAAGAACTAAAGGACAAGATAGTCGATGCTTACAAGAGTTCTATTAGAATGGGATTGAATTCGACTCCAACATTTTTTATTAATGGTAAAAAAATACAAAACCCACAAAGTTATGAAGCTTTTAGAGATCTTCTCAATCAAACAATCACAGCTACAACAACAAGTAATTCCTAA
- a CDS encoding vitamin K epoxide reductase family protein: MKLLEIFSIKQSQLQQQVIPNIFLLGIGLVGFIGFLDSVYLTAKRFLGGPIPCFVFTGCDTVAQSPYAVILGVPLSVIGILYYLTIILIALFYFETKKVELIKLFSALSVVGFIASIYFLYLQAFVINAFCFYCILSAITSTTLFAFGVIMWKRYLSGSGETA, translated from the coding sequence ATGAAGCTTTTAGAGATCTTCTCAATCAAACAATCACAGCTACAACAACAAGTAATTCCTAATATTTTTCTTTTAGGTATTGGTCTTGTTGGTTTTATCGGCTTTTTAGATTCGGTATACCTTACGGCGAAGCGTTTTCTTGGCGGACCAATTCCATGTTTTGTTTTTACTGGGTGCGATACTGTTGCTCAAAGCCCGTACGCAGTAATTTTGGGTGTTCCACTTTCGGTTATAGGGATACTTTATTACCTCACCATTATTCTAATCGCTTTGTTTTATTTTGAGACTAAAAAAGTAGAGTTAATTAAATTATTTTCTGCTTTATCTGTAGTTGGGTTTATTGCTTCTATTTATTTTCTTTACCTTCAAGCCTTTGTTATTAACGCTTTTTGCTTCTACTGCATCCTTTCGGCGATTACATCAACGACACTTTTTGCTTTTGGCGTTATAATGTGGAAACGTTATCTTTCGGGTAGCGGAGAAACAGCTTAA
- a CDS encoding SIMPL domain-containing protein (The SIMPL domain is named for its presence in mouse protein SIMPL (signalling molecule that associates with mouse pelle-like kinase). Bacterial member BP26, from Brucella, was shown to assemble into a channel-like structure, while YggE from E. coli has been associated with resistance to oxidative stress.), producing MDNTNEVEMMKKIKTRLFSIGQIAGVLVVVYLMGQTMSVFKEYKYIGAGVQPGSVISVSGNGEVFAVPDIATITFSATKEAKTMDVAQKDVTTRISAAVDFLKKSGVQDKDIKTTNYNAYPKYDYQRPSAEMCVAGNCQPGKQVLIGYEVSETISVKIRNTDDTGKIVEGLGKLSVSDISGPNFAIDDEDALKAEARKKAIDDAKTKADILAKELGVRLVRVVSFNENNGGYPIYYAKATMGMGGALESDAVAPRIEKGENKISVDVNISYEIR from the coding sequence ATGGATAACACAAATGAGGTTGAGATGATGAAAAAAATAAAAACACGTCTATTTTCAATAGGGCAAATAGCAGGTGTTTTAGTTGTTGTTTACTTAATGGGTCAGACAATGTCGGTTTTTAAGGAGTACAAATACATTGGTGCTGGAGTTCAGCCAGGAAGCGTAATTTCAGTATCAGGAAACGGAGAAGTTTTTGCAGTTCCAGATATTGCTACTATTACTTTTTCTGCAACCAAGGAAGCAAAGACAATGGATGTTGCTCAAAAAGACGTCACTACTCGCATAAGTGCAGCAGTTGATTTCTTGAAAAAATCAGGTGTTCAAGATAAGGATATAAAGACAACCAACTATAACGCCTATCCTAAATACGATTACCAGAGACCTTCAGCAGAAATGTGTGTTGCTGGAAACTGTCAGCCAGGGAAACAAGTTCTTATTGGATACGAAGTTTCAGAAACAATAAGTGTCAAAATACGAAACACAGATGATACGGGGAAGATTGTTGAAGGTTTGGGTAAATTATCAGTAAGTGATATTTCTGGACCAAACTTTGCAATTGATGACGAAGACGCTCTAAAAGCAGAAGCTCGAAAGAAAGCCATCGATGACGCGAAGACAAAAGCGGACATTTTGGCAAAAGAGCTCGGGGTTAGATTGGTAAGAGTTGTTAGCTTTAATGAAAACAATGGTGGGTACCCAATTTATTACGCTAAGGCTACGATGGGTATGGGTGGTGCTTTAGAGTCAGATGCCGTTGCTCCTAGAATAGAAAAGGGAGAAAACAAAATTTCGGTTGACGTAAACATCTCATACGAGATTAGGTAA
- the secE gene encoding preprotein translocase subunit SecE: MKLFDYLKETQGEMKHVNWPTKSQTVAFTIVVILISVAVGYGLGAFDFGFTFLLKTFILQ, encoded by the coding sequence ATGAAATTATTTGATTACTTAAAGGAAACACAAGGTGAAATGAAGCATGTTAATTGGCCAACCAAGTCTCAGACTGTTGCTTTTACTATTGTTGTTATCCTAATCTCGGTTGCTGTCGGGTATGGTCTTGGAGCGTTTGATTTTGGTTTCACTTTTTTGTTAAAGACTTTTATTCTCCAATAA
- the nusG gene encoding transcription termination/antitermination protein NusG, with protein sequence MAKQEINLDRSWYAIHTYAGYENAVMRNLKQRVESLGMEDKIFNIIVPIEKKIKIKGGKRVETEEKIYPGYVLVDMVVTDDSWYVVRNTPRVTGFVGAGTTPVPLDKAEVDGLFARMKSDTVKHTITLTQGEMVIITDGPFKELEGRVSEVDGERGKVKVLVSMFGRETPVELDFLQVKKI encoded by the coding sequence ATGGCCAAGCAAGAAATAAATCTAGATAGAAGTTGGTACGCAATACACACGTACGCAGGATATGAAAACGCAGTGATGCGTAACTTAAAGCAACGCGTGGAATCGCTTGGAATGGAAGACAAGATTTTTAATATCATTGTTCCTATTGAAAAGAAAATAAAAATAAAAGGAGGGAAGCGTGTTGAGACAGAAGAAAAAATATACCCCGGATATGTTCTCGTGGACATGGTTGTAACAGATGATTCTTGGTATGTAGTGCGTAACACTCCGCGAGTGACAGGATTCGTTGGTGCAGGAACAACTCCAGTGCCACTTGATAAGGCAGAAGTTGATGGGTTGTTTGCTCGCATGAAATCTGATACGGTGAAGCACACGATTACCTTAACCCAAGGGGAAATGGTCATTATCACCGACGGACCATTTAAAGAGCTCGAAGGGCGTGTTTCAGAGGTTGACGGTGAGCGCGGTAAGGTTAAGGTTCTTGTTTCAATGTTCGGTCGCGAAACCCCAGTAGAACTTGATTTCCTTCAGGTAAAGAAAATATAA